The Bacillus sp. B-jedd sequence TGAATGCATTTTTCTTATCTACTGTCCATTCCGCGCTATGTAGTTCAAAATGAAGATGAACTCCGGTAGAATGGCCAGTATTGCCCATTGTTCCAATCTGTTCACCTTTCATAACTAGTTTGCCTTCCTTGGAAAGCCTTTTATCCAGATGGGCGTAAACTGATACATACCCATTCGGATGGGAGATTAAAATGACGTTCCCATATGTCGATGAGAAATACGATTTTATTATTTCCCCTTCATTTGCCGCCCTGACAATAGATCCTTGGTGACCGGCAATGTCTATACCCTTATGCCGGCCTCCCCTTGTTCCATAAGTATCCGATATGACTCCTTCTGCCGGCCATACCCATTCCGCGTCAGGCTTTAAAGGCTCGGCATTCACCTGCCTTCCCCCTAAAAACAGCAATGAAATGCAAACCCCCATAATACCCGCAATCAAAAACCTGAATAAATAATCCTTCACTTTTATCCTCCTCAATTACAAACGTCCTCATTACACTATGCATTTCCGGTCAAATGGAGAACCCCGAATTGCATATTTGTTATATTTTGGAGTCGAAGCAAGTCTTATTCGTGTTATCAGGATATTGCCACAAAAAAAAACCTGCCGGAAGGCAGGCATCGTGCACATTTCTATTTCGCTATTTCTTTTTTATTCGGGCCATTCGGGACATTAATTTCGTTTTTAAGATCAAATGGCCCAAGCTTATCGATTAAAGCATTTTCAAGCTTTACAGCTTTAAAACCAAATTCCTTGGCCGTCAAAAGAATTGCCTCAAAGGAATAAAGTGTTGGAATATCATTTTTAAGTTCAGCATCAGCTGCCAGGGAAAGGTGAAGGACACCGCCTTTTTCTTCAATCTTTCCAAGAGCAAAGGAAGGCTCCAGGGACGGAAGAAGATTTTCATCCTCAATTCCGTTTTTCATGGCTGCCAGGGCATCCTCAATCTTATCGAATTGTTTCGTTGAAGGTACCATATAAGGAACTTCGTTTCCCTTTTGGAAAACAAGCATATACGCTCTGTGTTCCAATTTAATTACTGGTTCTTCCGTTAACTCACCGGTGTTGCCAAGCATGATACCAGGCTCCCCGGCTGTTTTAAATTTGATTTTATTCACGTTACTGTTGGAACTGACATTCTGTTTTATTGAATTAAGGAAATTAGTCTCACCAGCACTTCCCTCGCCAAAGTGGTGGTCTGCCGGGACATTGACAACGAGAGTATCGTTTCCTTCAAGAGATAGCTTTGCTGTACTTGGAAATCCCGCTAACAGCTCAGGATCTGACTCCTGCAAAGCAGCAATTGCGGATTGAAGAAGATCAAGCCAGTTTTCGCCTTTCTCCTTCGGAACTGCCGTGTGAAAGGAATCATGTAATTCACATTTTGTTCAGGCAGCCAAATCGTAACAGGTTCGCCATCGCCAACTTCCTCGGCATAAAGAGAAGTAGCTGCATTTTCAATGGCGGCGTCATCATCTTCATCATACAAGGCAACTTTCAACTGCGACTCTTTATCTTTTTCTGCGTTGTCACTCTTATTTTTGTCAGGCGCATCGGCTGATTGGCTAGCCGTGCCGGATGAACGGGCATTTTGCGCTTGGTCAAAAGCAATTTCTTTTTCAGGTTTAGATTCAAAGATTCCTGATGATACAAGCATCATGACGAGAGCAACAGCTGCCGCAGCAGCAAATGCCGGTGCGACCCAAGTTCTCTTCCGCTTTTTCTTTAACCTAAGCGAAACATTTTGATAAATTTCCCTTGGGTTCCGGTCATCCCTAACCTTAGGGAGAACCTTTATATAATCTTCAACCTCTTTATCGCTCAACCCTCGCCTTTTCATCCATAAATCCCTCCGTTTCAAAAAGCAGCTCCATATGAGCCTTTAAAACTTTAATGCCTCGGTGCTGTGTTGTTTTAACCTTGCTCTCAGTCCAACCCAGCACCTTTGCTGTTTCAGTAATAGATAATTCGTGAAGGTATCTCATAATTATGACCGCCCGCTGGTCAACCGTACAAGCATCAAGGCTTTTAAACATTCTCCGGATCTCTTCCTTTTGAATGGCTATTTCATCCGGCAGAGGCTGATCATCCCGCACTTGTGCAGTATTCCAGTCGAATTTTTCCAAAAGCTTCTGTTTCCACCCTTTTTGTTTACGGAAATGGTCGATGGCCACGTTCCTGGCAATTGAAAACAGCCAGGTCTTTTCACTGCTCTTTCCTTCAAAACGCGAATAAGACCTTAATACTCTGATATATACCTCCTGCACCAAATCTTCTGCCTGTTCCTTACTCCGAACCATGTAAAATAGGAACTGATAGACATCCTGGTGATAGTTTTCGTAAAGTTCAGTAAAAACGGAGTCCATACCCTTTTCCTCCCCGTTCAATATTTTAGACGCAAGCATCCCATAAAAGTTACACTATTAAATATAGTCCGTTTTGTTACAAAAAGAAAGGAAAATATTACAAGTTTATTTCATTTTTATTTTAAGGGTTGACAATATTTTTTGGTTCCAAATAAAAAACCGCTCTCATATACGAGGGCGGGAAAATGTTTCTCATGTAACAAGATTTTTAGTCACATTTCTTGGCTGGTTACTCATCTTTGAGGAATAAAGAAGGAAAATGTCGTTCCCTGTCCTTCTTTGCTCTGAACAGATATATGTCCTTTATGGGCTTCAATTATATTCTTTGCAATCGCAAGGCCAAGGCCTGTTCCAGCTCTTCCCCTTGTGCGGGCTTTATCGGCTTTATAAAACCTTTCAAAGATAAACGGTAAATCTTCTTCCGGTATCCCAGACCCGGAATCCGCAACCCGGACTTCCAGACCTTTTTCGTCGCCATAAGCAAATACTTTAACTGTTCCGTCTTGTGGTGTATGCCGCATGGCGTTATCGATCAAATTGGTCAGGACCTGTTCAATCCGGTCTGCATCCATCGAGATAGCGAACTCAGGGATGTTTGTTTCTGCGGAAAGGAAAATATCATTATCTTTAGCCAATCCCTGGAACTTCCTGATGATCCTGCTGATGTATGGGGCAATCGTTACTCTATCCACATTCAGTTGAATATGCCCAGCTTCCAGACGCGATAAATCAAGCAGTTCATTGACAAGGCGTCCCATCCTGAGCGATTCATCATAGATGACTTTAGCCATTTCCTTTTTTTCTTCATCGGTTCCGGCAATATCATCCACAATTGCTTCACTGTAGCCCTGAAGCATGGAAATCGGCGTCCGTAATTCATGGGAAACATTCGCAATGAAGTCCTTGCGCAATTTATCAAGCTTGCGTTCTTCGGTCATATCCCTTACGACCGCCACCGCGCCGCGAATGAATTTTGAACTGTACAATGGGGAAACAAGGATGACCCAGTGCCTTCCCAGCATGGACAGTTCTCCTATCTGTTCTTTTTCAGTATCAACGGCATCTTGAAATAACTCCATTACTTTGGAGGGAATCTCTTCTGTACTCGGTGAATCTTTCCCTTTATCATAATACCAATACTGCAAAAATCGATCAGCCGGAGGGTTTGTGATCAAGATGGTCCCATCCCTGTTAAAGGTAATGACGCCATCCGCCATGGAACTCAGAATGCTAGCCAGCTGTTCTTTTTCCTGATTCAGAGCGTTCATGTTAAACTTCAGTTGTCTTCCCATCTGGTTGAATGCGGTTGCGAGCTCACCAATTTCATCCCGGGTTAGAATGGGTACTTTTGTGTCAAACTTCCCTCTTGCCACTTCAAAAGCTGCTTCCCTCATTTTCCTTAAAGGAGCTGTAATTCTCGTTGATAAAAAGAAAGCGAAAATAGTCGTCAGAACTATAGCCACTCCCGCAACTAGAAGAATGAACTTTGTCGCGGAGCGTGTTGTTTTTTGGACAACTTCGATCGATTGATAAATAAAGACAGCTCCGTTATCATTTTCAGCAATTTTTAATGGGACACCAATTATCGAATAATTGATTCCCTCTTGTCCTGTCTTCGGAGAGAGATTCGACACTTTTTCGACTCTCTCTCCCTTTTTCAATACTTTAGAAAGGTCAGGATCATTATATATATCAGTCAGTTTTAGAGTACTTTTATCTTTCGAATTCGGAGAATAGTATACCTCTTCAGGATTTTTAATAATGACGGCTCTTGTGGAATTATCTAGAATTTCAAACGAGATTTCTATCCCGAGAGAAGCGTCCTCATCCCTATGCTTTTCAAGTACATAAGCAATTTTCTCCGCAGTGTGTGTTAAATCATCCCTTGTTTCCTTCATGCTGTAATTCTCGAAAAATTCCAGAAGCATGACGGTAAGTATGAACAGCACGAAAGAAACAAGCAAAAGAATGGTAAACCAAAGTTTACCTACTACACTTCTAAGCAGGATCATTCATTCACAACCTCAAACTTGTAACCAACTCCCCAGACAGTCACAATCATACGGGCAGCCTGTTCGGATACTTTATTCAATTTTTCACGCAGGCGTTTAACGTGGGTGTCCACCGTTCTCAAATCACCGAAAAATTCGTAATGCCAAACCTCTTTCAAAAGCTGCTCCCTATCAAACACTTTATCAGGGGATTTTGCAAGGAAATAAAGCAGTTCATACTCTTTCGGAGTCAGGCTGACTTCCTTGCCATCCGCTGTGACACGATGAGCGTCGTTGTCAATTGTCAAATGAGGGAAAACGATCACATCTTTGGTCGTAGTATCCGTTTGCAGATAGCTTGTTTGGGAAGACCTGCGGAGAAGGGCTTTTACCCTTAGAACTACTTCCCTAGGGCTGAAAGGCTTGACAATATAATCATCTGTCCCAACTTCAAATCCTTGGACACGATTAACTTCTTCTCCTTTGGCTGTAAGCATGATAACAGGGGTGGCTTTCTTTTCCCTCAACTCCCTGCAAACCTCAATGCCGTCCTTGCCTGGCATCATTAAATCAAGCAAAATGACATCATAGTCATTGTCAATCGCCTTGGAAAGCGCTTCGTTTCCATCCTCAGCCTCGTCAATCAAGAAATCTTCTCTCTCCAAATACATTTTTAAAAGCCTGCGAATGCGCTCCTCATCATCAACTACAAGAATTTTAACGTCTTTTTCCATTACAATTCCCCCCATGCAAATAGTTTATAAAAACAATGATTGTTCCACTAACTTTGTAAGCCGCGGCATTTGCATGCGGGGCTCTTGTATGCCGGATGTTTTACAGGCAGGCCGTCAGGTATTCCTTATGACCCGGCGTATGAATGGAGTCCGGCAATCACGAGATTTACAGCAACCAAGTTAAACATAATGATAACAAATCCTATTACCGCAAGCCATGCTGATTTTTCCCCATGCCACCCTTTTGACAAGCGCAAATGAAGAAAAGCAGCATAGAAAAGCCAAGTTATCAAGGCCCAGACTTCCTTTGGATCCCAGCCCCAGAATCTTGTCCAAGCAATTTGCGCCCAAATCATAGCGAATATCAGGCCGCCAAGAGTGAATACCGGGAAGCCTATCAGAACGGATCTGTAACTAATTTCATCGACCAAGTC is a genomic window containing:
- the sigX gene encoding RNA polymerase sigma factor SigX codes for the protein MLASKILNGEEKGMDSVFTELYENYHQDVYQFLFYMVRSKEQAEDLVQEVYIRVLRSYSRFEGKSSEKTWLFSIARNVAIDHFRKQKGWKQKLLEKFDWNTAQVRDDQPLPDEIAIQKEEIRRMFKSLDACTVDQRAVIIMRYLHELSITETAKVLGWTESKVKTTQHRGIKVLKAHMELLFETEGFMDEKARVER
- a CDS encoding ATP-binding protein, giving the protein MILLRSVVGKLWFTILLLVSFVLFILTVMLLEFFENYSMKETRDDLTHTAEKIAYVLEKHRDEDASLGIEISFEILDNSTRAVIIKNPEEVYYSPNSKDKSTLKLTDIYNDPDLSKVLKKGERVEKVSNLSPKTGQEGINYSIIGVPLKIAENDNGAVFIYQSIEVVQKTTRSATKFILLVAGVAIVLTTIFAFFLSTRITAPLRKMREAAFEVARGKFDTKVPILTRDEIGELATAFNQMGRQLKFNMNALNQEKEQLASILSSMADGVITFNRDGTILITNPPADRFLQYWYYDKGKDSPSTEEIPSKVMELFQDAVDTEKEQIGELSMLGRHWVILVSPLYSSKFIRGAVAVVRDMTEERKLDKLRKDFIANVSHELRTPISMLQGYSEAIVDDIAGTDEEKKEMAKVIYDESLRMGRLVNELLDLSRLEAGHIQLNVDRVTIAPYISRIIRKFQGLAKDNDIFLSAETNIPEFAISMDADRIEQVLTNLIDNAMRHTPQDGTVKVFAYGDEKGLEVRVADSGSGIPEEDLPFIFERFYKADKARTRGRAGTGLGLAIAKNIIEAHKGHISVQSKEGQGTTFSFFIPQR
- a CDS encoding GerMN domain-containing protein; this translates as MQESDPELLAGFPSTAKLSLEGNDTLVVNVPADHHFGEGSAGETNFLNSIKQNVSSNSNVNKIKFKTAGEPGIMLGNTGELTEEPVIKLEHRAYMLVFQKGNEVPYMVPSTKQFDKIEDALAAMKNGIEDENLLPSLEPSFALGKIEEKGGVLHLSLAADAELKNDIPTLYSFEAILLTAKEFGFKAVKLENALIDKLGPFDLKNEINVPNGPNKKEIAK
- a CDS encoding response regulator transcription factor; this translates as MEKDVKILVVDDEERIRRLLKMYLEREDFLIDEAEDGNEALSKAIDNDYDVILLDLMMPGKDGIEVCRELREKKATPVIMLTAKGEEVNRVQGFEVGTDDYIVKPFSPREVVLRVKALLRRSSQTSYLQTDTTTKDVIVFPHLTIDNDAHRVTADGKEVSLTPKEYELLYFLAKSPDKVFDREQLLKEVWHYEFFGDLRTVDTHVKRLREKLNKVSEQAARMIVTVWGVGYKFEVVNE
- a CDS encoding peptidoglycan DD-metalloendopeptidase family protein, which encodes MKDYLFRFLIAGIMGVCISLLFLGGRQVNAEPLKPDAEWVWPAEGVISDTYGTRGGRHKGIDIAGHQGSIVRAANEGEIIKSYFSSTYGNVILISHPNGYVSVYAHLDKRLSKEGKLVMKGEQIGTMGNTGHSTGVHLHFELHSAEWTVDKKNAFNPSALLGSVGADGQIAFHDLRKNNITDKVMETGMELPDAAKVGLIHNVIKGDTLWEISKKYNVTVKDLKHRNSLSGSSIFPGQKLIIGQQGIETAHTGVISPDRLE